AGGTTTTTTCCGAAGCGCGTCCCCACTGGACGCCCTTGCCGGGAGGCTCTACAATCAAAAATGGACGCGGGGACAATCCCCGGCGTTCGCCCGATCGCGGGGTGGAGCAGCCAGGTAGCTCGCAAGGCTCATAACCTTGAGGTCGCAGGTTCAAATCCTGCCCCCGCAATTTCCTTATGTTGCAGCAACGAGTTACAACGCGCATCGCGCTGCACAACATCGCAATTGAACACGTCTTGCGATTCGCTTTTCTCTATCTTGCCACTCGGTGCTGGAACGTTCTGTGCCACTTTTTGTGCCACCCGTGTGCCGGATTCTGTGCCACTGTTCGTTTGAACACCAGTGGTGTCCGGTTGTACATGGTTTGAGTCTTGGGTGGCCTTGAGAGTCCACTGGAGCGCTAACCAATATGCTGCGTCGGTGGGGTCCACGTAGTGGCGTAACGGAATGGAGGGGGCATTTCCCGGCCACTTGGTGACCACGGCCAGCGGGAAGGCCTGGGCGAGCTCGCTTTCGCAGCTTGCCCGCAGGTTGTGCCTCAACCTGGGCCAGCACTCCAGCCCCACTTTGGCCAAATTTTCTTTGAGGGTCTCGCCGGTCGTATTCAACCAGGCCGCGGTAGCCTGCTGGACCGGCAGGCCGCTGATCCGGGAAGCCAGCAGCGCCTCCACGTGGATGCGGATACTCTCCGCCGTCTTTTTGTCCACCCGGCCAAGGCGAAGCGTTTTCCGCTTGCCATCACGGGCCACGAAGAAGGATTCGCCAGCCTTTGGCCACGGACCTCGGAGACGGGCCCACTGGAGCGAACCCCGAACATGGAGTGGAAACATTTGCTAGCCATGGCCAGGCACATGGGGATGCGAGTGCCCACCTTCCAACCGTCCCGTCTGAAGAAGCCCACCCCGGCGACGTAGTCAGCCGCGTTTAACCCGGTAATCTCCTCTAACTTGAATCCTTTTAATAACTTACAACCCAGACTGTGCGCCATCCATTGCGGAAGATCAGTCCGAAAACCGAACTGCGCCCGGGGAATCGCGCCAATTTTGAGGCTTCGGATAGGTTCTTAGCATGACCTGGGACTGTGTCGATTGGGAGCGTCTACTGATCCGTGTATCATCCCCAAAACTGCGAAACAAGGGAAACCGTTCCAAATGGCGCCTATCTTTCCACCAGTGCGCTGTCACCTGCAGGCTCTTTGGGAACAGACGGAGGGGAAGACCTACATCTTCGAGCAGCTCCGCAAGCGAGAGTCCACAAAAAGGGGTGAGCGGGGGAACTGGAGGGCAATCAACCTACGGGAACGGCTAAGGCGAAAGATTGTCAAAGCCGGCTTTCGTCCGTGGCCCAAACTTTGGCAGAATCTCCGCTCCAGCGCTGGAATAGACCTCTTGGCTCGATTCCCACCAGCCGCGGTTTTGGAGTGGATTGGCCACACTGCCGACGTGGCCCGGGAGCATTACTTCCCAATCAGACAAGTCGATATCGAAAAGGCCACCAATGAAGAGTAGGGACCCCACCAACGGTGCGGTGGGCCTAAAAGTGGCCCAGTAAATGCATTCAAAGATATGCAAAGGGACACAAAACGCAGAAGAGCCAGTTCGCCGCAATTCGATGCAAGCCCTATCTGGGTATTGACTTGCGTCAATTTGCGCTTGTATGCACAACTCCCGTAGATACCTCAAGATGCCCCCTGTAGGATTCGAACCTACGACCCGCTGATTAAGAGTCAGCTGCTCTGCCGGGCTGAGCTAAGGGGGCATTTTGCCTGGGAATTCACTACGCCCCATTTACTCTGGGTGTTAACCCATGCCCCATTCACCGAGCAGTAAGAACGGATTCTCACGCTTTTCGGACAACGTAACTAACCCCAATCCCTGTCGTTTGGGTGAGCGTAACCCGCTCTTCGGACCTATCACACTTCGTGCGGTCCACCGATTCACACTGCCCGGTGAATGAAAACAAAAAATGCGGGAAAGAGGACTTGAACCTCCACGGCCTTGCGGCCACCAGGCCCTCAACCTGGCGCGTCTGCCAATTCCGCCATTCCCGCGAACGACCATCACCTCATAAAAATAGTCTACTGATCCCCCTTGCCACGTCAAGTCCCAGAGCAGGGCACCGGACCCGTCCCTACTTTTGCAGAAACCTGCGAGATACCAAGGGCACGATGGGCTGGTAGGGGCAATTCATGAATTGCCGCTACCGTTTAGCGGCCAACGAAACCGCGCCTCTCGACGTTGGATGCTCCATTTCGCATCGGCCGGCACAACGGGCGTGCCTGGTGAAAGCCGGCGGATCATCCACGTTGGAAACGCGGACGTGACAAGCCCGTCCCTCCGAAAGCCGCGAATTCGGAAATGTCGTCTAGAGGGGCACGCTTGTCGTGCCCGGTGAAGGGCGATGGGGCATCGATCGGTGTTGATCGGACCCGACAAGCGGGTCCCTCCGAAAGTAACGCGGACAAGCAGGTCCCTCCAAAATGAGTGTGGCTCCCCTTGTCAACCGTTCTGAAGGCCTGCGTCGCCTTTCGGCAGCGGAAGTGGCGATGACTCAAGTGCTGTTGCGAAAGCAAGAAAAATGACGACCCCCGCGGAAGAACCAGCCCACGCAGCCGGATTCCGACGGGGGCTCGCGCCTGTCGGCAGGGTATCGGCCGTCCCTGGCCATTCGGCAGGTCTCCATACCGCTCTTTCGGGCACCATGAGGGATCATATCCCCAAGCCAATCCAGGAGGAATCGCAACGAATCCTTGCCGCCCCCGGGTGGGCGTATGGGGCATCAGGGCATCATGCTGGGCTATTTCACCAGACGAACAGGTCGATGGGTCGCCACCGTGCGGAACTTCTCGATGAGCTGTTCGCGATAATTTGTAACGGCCAGGGTGCCTGGTACGATGAACGACTGGCCGTTGGTCATGCGAGCGATTTCATCAAGCAGGGCCGTATCGGCGTCCAGCCCCAGTCCGATCGTGAAGATCGGAATTCGGTTTTCGGCCGCCCTTTGGGCCTGCGCAAGAGCGTAGGCGCGTCCCTGGGTTTCGTTGTATGGCCGGTTGGCCTTTCCGTCCGTCATCAGCACGATCATTTTGAAGGCCCCCGGCCGTCCGTGGGCGAGAAGTTCATCCACTCCGTTTTTGATCCCCGCGCCGATATTCGTGTAATGGTCGTAGTGACCCGCCTGCCGGTGGATGATGGTGTCTTTAATGGCCTCGAAGGATTGAGTGAGTGGGTGCTCAGTTACTGCCATCTGATCGGGCGAGTTGTAGATCACGAGCGACACCCGATCGTTGGTATTCACAGCCTGGATGTAGTCGAAGAACACTCCCACGGCCTCTTTGAGCTGACTGACAGGCTGCTCACTCACTTTCCACAAGTCGGGCGTTTCGTTGGCCTTTGGTTTTTGCTCCAACCAGTAGTTGATGAGGGTCAAATAACCGTACATTTTCCGATAACCCGCGTTTTTCACGAAGGTGCTCGTTTTAACATAATCGATGTAACTTTCCCAACTGCCGGAGGGATAGGGGTAAGGCACCTTGTCGAGCCCAAAGGCTTTCATAATGTTCGCGGCGGTGTCTTCGAAACGTTCGCCGTAGCCGGGGCCTTCACCACTTTCGTTGCAGCCGGATTTCACCCAGCAGCGGTCGATCCGCTTGTTGGCGTTGTAGCCGGTACCCCGGAAAGCACCCGTTTTTCCAGAAAGCCCATCGAACTTCTGCTTGGTGCCGTCAGAGAATTGAAGCACCACGTTTGAGAGGTCCTTGGTCGAAACGACGTAAACGTCGTCCCCACGAAACGTGACGGTGATCTGGGGTTGGCAAGACGATTGAGGCGGTTTACCCACCTGGGTGTAATACTGCGGCGTGAACTGGAGAGAGCCGTAAGTCGGTGAGCCAAGTTCCTGGTAAATTTGCTGGATATTGGCTTCCACGGCCTGACGGGCAGACGGGCCGAATTCAGTGATTCGGCGGAGTTCACTGTCGTCGTTCATGGAGGCAGAAAAGTCGAGCACCAGCACGATATCCCTGGGCTGGTACTGGGCGATCGATTCAGCCTGAAGGACGAAGGCGTCCCGGCCGAAGATTCGGGCGAAAAACAGAGGTCCGCCATTGTGTGTGGTTGTCACGCGAATGGCGGACGGGGTGGTCGCAGTGGGAAGGAACTGGGAGGTTTCGGCGTCCCACTCTCCGAAGTCCACGCGAAACTCCTGGGAATGCTGAGCGAGCAGCTCTTCCAGTCGATCTTCCCAGTTTGCCAACTCGGTCAGATTTTGGTGACCGATTGGGTTTCTGGCCAAAAACTCGAACGCTTTGAGGCGGGCGACTTCGGTTCCGTCGACCAGGCTTGCGGCGCCAGCCAGGGCCGCCGCATCCGTGGCTCGTTTGAGCTCGGTCTTCACCGTCATCATGTAGCCCACGTCCACAGAAAGGGCAAGAAGCCCCATCATGAAGACCATGAGCAGTGCCGTGAGTACAACAATCGCGCCACGACGTCTTTTTTTGTCCTCGCACTCCCACAGCAGCCGAAGCAGCTTCGCCGACCTCATAAAGCCCTCCCTATCGAGACGAGAACCACCACCGACGAGACAGGCGCGACTCTTCGATTCGGTCTATTGGAAAAGATAGGATATTTTTCGCGGCGAAGCAAAAAATAATGGGGAATCGTTTCGGAACGGTCGAGACACAAATCTAGTCCGGCTGGAATAGCAAAAGCCGGTGGCCCAAGTATCTGTAGGTCGTGGATACTGGGAACGAAACAACGACCTTGCTTGCGCCGAAGCTTATGGCCGATGTGAGGGAAAGTTCCAGTTCTTCGTCTCCATCTGTGCAGTCAGTCGCGGAGCGTCCCTGCGGGGCATGCACGGCCTGCTGCACATGGCTACCCATTCCAGCAGGGCACGTGGGCCCGGATGACAAGCCCGCCGGTGTGGCCTGCCCCCACTTGACGTGCACAGGCTGTCGCGAATACGAAAACCGGCCGACGATCTGCCGCCGATTTGAATGCGCTTTTCTCAAAGCTCGGACATGGCCGGTTCAGTGGCGACCGGACCGCTCTGGTCTGCTCTGCTTATCTGAACTGCTTTCACCCGGCGTGTGGGGCGCCGCGGTTTACGAGTTGGTGCCAGGGCGTCTGGACTCGACTGTTGGCCGAGCCATCCTCGAGCAGCTTTTGGCACAATCAAGCTTCGTCGTGCTGATTACGCGAGACGGGCGGCGGATTCTTCGTCAGGGCCTTCGGGTGGATACAAAGGAGCACATCCCCCGGCCCCATTTTGCCCACGATCAGCGTGCGACAGAATCCTCGCCTCGCGGATACAGTCGGCCGGCACCGTAAATCACATGCCGCACAGCTGGCGGCATCGCGCCTCAAGCCGCTGTAGAGCTGAGCCATCCCTACCTCCCTTTGCCGCTGGAACGAAGCGCGAATCTGGACAATCGCCCGCGCAGGAGGAATTCAATCCAAGCAAAGCTGCTTGCCACGATCAAACTTGCAACGTTGCAGAATCGACTTTATCCGCGCCGATCCATCCGCCCGCTCAGTTCATGGTTGGGGGCAATTCATGAATTGTCCCTACAACGCGTGAAATTTCCGAAGCAGTGGGGAGGGGTCAGGGTACGGAAAGGAGTTTCCGCAGCACCATCGGTAAGATGCCACCATGGCGATAGTACTCAAGCTCGACGGGGGTGTCGATTCGCGCCACACAGGAGAACTCGATGGTTTGGCCGTCGCTCTTCCGGGCAACCACCCGCACGCAACATCGCGGAGTTAGTCCTGTTTCCGGCTCGAGAATATCGATCACCTCTTCGCCGGTCAAACCCAGGCCTTGCCATGTCTGGCCTCCTGGAAATTGAAGGGGAAGCACTCCCATTCCCACGAGATTGCTCCGGTGGATGCGCTCGAAACTGGTGGCCAGGACAGCGCGGATTCCCAAGAGGGCCGTTCCTTTGGCGGCCCAGTCGCGACTGCTTCCGGTCCCGTATTCGGCCCCAGCAAGCACGACCAGGGGAGTGCCGCTCGACTTGTACCGCATGGCCGCTTCGAAGACCGAAAGCACTTCCCCCGTCGGCCAGTAGCGCGTCACACCGCCTTCCTGGTCAGGGACCAGATAATTTCGCAGGCGAATGTTGGCAAACGTTCCCCGAACCATGACAAGGTCGTTGCCGCGTCGAGCGCCATAGGTATTGAATTCTTCCGGCGGAACACCTCTTTCGATAAGAAAACGGCCTGCTGGGCTATCTTTGGGGATGGTCCCCGCCGGCGAGATATGGTCCGTGGTGACGGAATCTCCCAGGGCCAGAAGGACCCGGGCACCACGGATTGGAGGTGGGGGAGTGGGCTCCGGCGTGAGCCCGTCAAAATACGGGGGCTCGTGGATATACGTGCTTTCCTCACGCCATGGGAAAAGCTCGCTCGGCTGGACTGCAAGACTCTGCCACAGTTCGTCGCCTTCAAAGACAGATTGATAGCGTTTTTGGAAAAGCTCGGGGGTCAACACCTGCGCCATCGCTGAAGCGATTTCCCGTTCACTTGGCCAGAGGTCTTTCAAGTACACCGGCTGACCTGCTGGATCTGTCCCGATAGGCTCGCGGAGGAGGTCGCGGGTGACCGATCCAGCCAGCGCCGCTGCCACAACGAGCGGTGGGGAAGCCAGATAATTCGCTTTGACGAGCGGATGGATTCGGCCTTCAAAATTGCGGTTTCCGCTGAGGACTGCGGCGACCACGAGGTTGCCCCGTTTAACGGCCTCGGCAACGGCCTCTGGTAACGGACCGCTATTTCCAATACATGTGGTGCAACCGTAGCCAACAATGGCGAATCCCAGCTTTTCCAGATACGGCAGCAGGCCCAGTCGTTCAAGGTAATCGGTGACCACGCGAGATCCCGGCGCGAGGCTTGTTTTCACGTAGGGCGGAACGGTGAGCCCTTTTTCACAGGCTTTTTTCGCGAGTAACCCGGCTGCGATCATCAATTTGGGATTGCTTGTGTTGGTGCAGCTTGTAATGGCGGCGATGACCACTGAGCCGTGGCCAAGGGTGACTTCTTTCCCATCCCAGCGAAAAATCTCTTGCCGCGTGACTGCGTCGGGCGTGAGCCCAAAACCCCGCTTGTCCACGGGCGCCGTCAGGGCTTCCGCAAAACTCTGCGCGAGTCGGGCAACGGGAACTCTGTCCTGGGGGCGTTTTGGGCCCGCCACCGAGCCCTCCACGCTGTCCAGGTCGAGGCGAAGGATCTTTGTGTAGCTGGGCACTGGATCCCCCGGGTTGCGGAAAAGCCCCTGCTCCTTGCAGTACCGTTCGACCAGTTCCACAAGTTCAGCAGGACGGCCGGTCTCCTGGAGATAGTGAAGCGTTTGATCGTCGATGGGGAAAAAGCCCATTGTGGCTCCGTATTCCGGCGCCATATTGGCCAGAACCGCCCGGTCATAAACGGGCATTCGAGCGATGGCCTCGCCAAAAAACTCGACGAATTTTCCGACAACTCCCTCCTTTCGCAGCAGTTCGGTGACGGTCAGCACCAAATCGGTGGCGGTGACGCCCTCTCGTAACTCGCCCACCAGTTCCAGGCCCACCACTTCGGGGGCCAGCATGTACATGGGCTGACCGAGCATGGCGGCTTCGGCTTCGATCCCTCCCACTCCCCAGCCCAGCACGCCCAGCCCGTTGATCATTGTGGTATGGCTGTCCGTGCCCACGAGGGTGTCCGGGTAGGCAAGGCCCTGATCATTTGTGACAACGCATCGGGCGAGATACTCCAAATTGATCTGGTGAATGATTCCGGCTGCTGGCGGGACAACGCGAAGATTGGCGAAGCTGACCTGTCCCCAGCGGAGAAACTCATACCGCTCGCGATTCCGCTCGAACTCCAAGCGAACGTTTTTCTGAAAAGCGTCCCTATCCCCGAAGAAGTCCACCTGGACAGAATGATCAATCACGAGATCGACCGGGATGAGGGGGTTCACGCGGGATGGCTGGCCACCCATGCGATGAATTGCACTGCGCATGGCAGCCAGGTCCACCAAAGCGGGGACTCCGGTGAAATCCTGAAGAATGACCCGTGCAGGCTTGAAGGGCACCTCGATGTCCCCACGACCTTTGGAGCCGCCCCATTGAGCAAGCCGGCGAACGTCCTCTTCCGTAATCGAGAATCCGTCGCACTGCCGCAGCACGGATTCCAGCAAAATGCGGATGGAGTACGGGAGGTCCGTCAGTCGCGTCAAGCCCAGGTCTTCAAGCCGCGTGAGCCGAAAAAATTTCCACGCACCACTGGAGGTTCGCAGGTCGCCAAGAGCTTGAAACGGATCGTTCGCAATTGTGACCATCACAGTGTCATTTCCCTCACATACTTCTCAGCCGGCGGAACAGAAAACACAACTGCCTTGGATGGGAACATGCTATCCTATCCCCTCGCCCGGCCGCTGGGTAGTGTAGCCCGGCGTTGCCATCTCGGCGCGAGCGATCCGAAGAATGCAACGTTCAACTCGCGGGAGATCCGCGAGGAGGACAGATCGCTGGACGAGGGAGCTCTTCAGGATTTTCCGTTTCAGAGGTCGCCGCGGGAACGGTTCATCGTTCCTGCGATCGTTCAGATGGCTCGAGGGGATGGTCCCCTAAACCGTCGATTACCCCGATGTGTTTTCCCAGCCAGGGGCGGAACGACTCAGACAGTTCCTCCCAAAACCGGGGGAGAGGGGCCGTGATGTCAATGGGCTCGAAAGTCATCGGGTTCAGGAAATGGAGTTCTCGCGCGTGCAGTGCGATGGGACAGAACCGGGGATCCTGATGCTGAGGTCCCACACGACGTTGCGCCCCGTACTGCCAGTCGCCTACCACCGGGTGACCACGCGAGGCCGCCTGAACCCGAATCTGGTGCATGCGACCGGTTTCCAGCTCAATTTCCAACCAACTGAGCCCATCCCACTGTCGAAGCACCCGATATCTGAGCACCGCCAACCGTGCCTCCGGATGATTCTCGGGAACAATCTCCGCCTGGGGCACATCAGGGATTTTCCGCATGTAATCGCGCCATTCCCCCATTGGCGGGGATAGATTTCCCTCGACAACGGCCCAATATAGCTTTCGAATGTTGCGGGCCTCAAACTGTTCCGTAATTCGCCTGGTCGCTCGAGTGTGGCGCGTAAATAGGATCGCGCCAGTGACAGGCCGATCGAGCCGGTGAGGGACACCCAGGTAGACTCCCGCGCCAGGGGGGCTGCGCGTGGCGAGAAAGTCGCGTACTAACTCCACCAAAGAGGGAACTCCCGGCGGA
This is a stretch of genomic DNA from Thermogutta terrifontis. It encodes these proteins:
- a CDS encoding VWA domain-containing protein, translated to MRSAKLLRLLWECEDKKRRRGAIVVLTALLMVFMMGLLALSVDVGYMMTVKTELKRATDAAALAGAASLVDGTEVARLKAFEFLARNPIGHQNLTELANWEDRLEELLAQHSQEFRVDFGEWDAETSQFLPTATTPSAIRVTTTHNGGPLFFARIFGRDAFVLQAESIAQYQPRDIVLVLDFSASMNDDSELRRITEFGPSARQAVEANIQQIYQELGSPTYGSLQFTPQYYTQVGKPPQSSCQPQITVTFRGDDVYVVSTKDLSNVVLQFSDGTKQKFDGLSGKTGAFRGTGYNANKRIDRCWVKSGCNESGEGPGYGERFEDTAANIMKAFGLDKVPYPYPSGSWESYIDYVKTSTFVKNAGYRKMYGYLTLINYWLEQKPKANETPDLWKVSEQPVSQLKEAVGVFFDYIQAVNTNDRVSLVIYNSPDQMAVTEHPLTQSFEAIKDTIIHRQAGHYDHYTNIGAGIKNGVDELLAHGRPGAFKMIVLMTDGKANRPYNETQGRAYALAQAQRAAENRIPIFTIGLGLDADTALLDEIARMTNGQSFIVPGTLAVTNYREQLIEKFRTVATHRPVRLVK
- the acnA gene encoding aconitate hydratase AcnA; translation: MVTIANDPFQALGDLRTSSGAWKFFRLTRLEDLGLTRLTDLPYSIRILLESVLRQCDGFSITEEDVRRLAQWGGSKGRGDIEVPFKPARVILQDFTGVPALVDLAAMRSAIHRMGGQPSRVNPLIPVDLVIDHSVQVDFFGDRDAFQKNVRLEFERNRERYEFLRWGQVSFANLRVVPPAAGIIHQINLEYLARCVVTNDQGLAYPDTLVGTDSHTTMINGLGVLGWGVGGIEAEAAMLGQPMYMLAPEVVGLELVGELREGVTATDLVLTVTELLRKEGVVGKFVEFFGEAIARMPVYDRAVLANMAPEYGATMGFFPIDDQTLHYLQETGRPAELVELVERYCKEQGLFRNPGDPVPSYTKILRLDLDSVEGSVAGPKRPQDRVPVARLAQSFAEALTAPVDKRGFGLTPDAVTRQEIFRWDGKEVTLGHGSVVIAAITSCTNTSNPKLMIAAGLLAKKACEKGLTVPPYVKTSLAPGSRVVTDYLERLGLLPYLEKLGFAIVGYGCTTCIGNSGPLPEAVAEAVKRGNLVVAAVLSGNRNFEGRIHPLVKANYLASPPLVVAAALAGSVTRDLLREPIGTDPAGQPVYLKDLWPSEREIASAMAQVLTPELFQKRYQSVFEGDELWQSLAVQPSELFPWREESTYIHEPPYFDGLTPEPTPPPPIRGARVLLALGDSVTTDHISPAGTIPKDSPAGRFLIERGVPPEEFNTYGARRGNDLVMVRGTFANIRLRNYLVPDQEGGVTRYWPTGEVLSVFEAAMRYKSSGTPLVVLAGAEYGTGSSRDWAAKGTALLGIRAVLATSFERIHRSNLVGMGVLPLQFPGGQTWQGLGLTGEEVIDILEPETGLTPRCCVRVVARKSDGQTIEFSCVARIDTPVELEYYRHGGILPMVLRKLLSVP
- a CDS encoding RluA family pseudouridine synthase, with product MNEPNGQKPYTSQKTWLAFPEGVPEILYEAREVLVINKPAGILVQGPPGVPSLVELVRDFLATRSPPGAGVYLGVPHRLDRPVTGAILFTRHTRATRRITEQFEARNIRKLYWAVVEGNLSPPMGEWRDYMRKIPDVPQAEIVPENHPEARLAVLRYRVLRQWDGLSWLEIELETGRMHQIRVQAASRGHPVVGDWQYGAQRRVGPQHQDPRFCPIALHARELHFLNPMTFEPIDITAPLPRFWEELSESFRPWLGKHIGVIDGLGDHPLEPSERSQER